The following coding sequences lie in one Brevibacterium marinum genomic window:
- a CDS encoding IclR family transcriptional regulator codes for MAQQAGAGTPEPTGRIQSVERAIGLMEAIAAGPEHGSTVAEVADACGLNRATAWRLLATLEYSHFVDKDPFTHRYTIGFAVNRLARSAGIDQLINRCHPILTRLSQETGETASLAVPRELGLTYVDEVVPPSLMTVRWIGRQVSLHATSAGKAMLAWLPENEVHSVLSAPLPGHTEATHTETRELEAELEEIRALGYSIAAGELEHGVHGVSAAIRDRQRSPIGVISIWGPQERIPDERFAELGELAGSAALEAMGNPAD; via the coding sequence ATGGCTCAGCAAGCAGGTGCGGGCACCCCGGAGCCCACCGGTCGAATCCAGTCCGTGGAGCGGGCGATCGGCCTCATGGAGGCCATCGCCGCCGGTCCCGAGCACGGATCCACCGTCGCCGAGGTGGCCGATGCCTGCGGTCTCAATCGAGCGACAGCCTGGCGCCTGCTGGCCACGCTTGAGTACAGCCATTTCGTCGATAAGGATCCCTTCACGCACCGCTACACCATCGGCTTTGCCGTGAATCGACTGGCCAGGAGCGCCGGCATCGACCAGCTGATCAACCGCTGTCATCCGATCCTCACCAGATTGAGTCAGGAGACAGGTGAGACAGCCAGCCTCGCCGTGCCCAGGGAGCTCGGGCTCACCTACGTCGACGAAGTCGTTCCGCCCAGTCTGATGACCGTCCGCTGGATCGGCCGCCAGGTCTCTCTCCATGCAACGTCAGCAGGCAAGGCGATGCTGGCGTGGCTGCCGGAGAACGAGGTCCACTCGGTTCTCTCTGCGCCGTTGCCCGGTCACACCGAAGCCACACACACGGAGACCCGAGAACTCGAAGCAGAACTCGAGGAGATTCGTGCCCTCGGGTACAGCATCGCCGCGGGGGAGCTCGAACACGGAGTGCACGGCGTCTCGGCTGCCATCCGCGATCGTCAGCGCTCCCCCATCGGAGTCATCAGCATTTGGGGACCACAGGAGCGCATCCCCGATGAGCGTTTCGCGGAACTCGGCGAACTCGCCGGTTCGGCCGCGCTGGAGGCAATGGGAAATCCAGCGGACTGA
- a CDS encoding thioesterase family protein, translating to MVDEARIRTPFEGTGSPVWREDRELPVPLVLYRTQVPESWVDYNDHMSESSYLLAFGHSADAFFRFIGIDEDYRDAGHSLFTVETHIHNIAQARKDDPLELSLAVLDRDAKRVHILHTMRNSVSGEIVAAGEQLLVHVDTEVGRSSAVPDWLGERLSRLCEAHAHLDRPAFVGRAMGIRRG from the coding sequence GTGGTTGATGAGGCCAGAATCAGAACACCATTCGAAGGGACGGGGAGTCCGGTATGGCGAGAGGACCGGGAACTGCCGGTCCCGCTCGTCCTCTACCGCACCCAGGTTCCCGAGTCCTGGGTCGACTACAACGACCACATGAGCGAATCGAGCTACCTGCTCGCGTTCGGCCACAGCGCCGATGCCTTCTTCCGCTTCATCGGCATCGACGAGGACTACCGGGACGCCGGTCATTCGCTCTTCACCGTCGAAACCCATATCCACAACATCGCCCAGGCCCGCAAGGACGATCCACTCGAGCTGTCATTGGCGGTTCTCGACCGTGACGCCAAACGGGTGCACATCCTGCACACAATGCGGAACTCCGTGAGCGGAGAGATCGTGGCCGCCGGCGAGCAGCTGCTCGTCCACGTGGACACCGAGGTCGGCCGCTCTTCAGCCGTGCCCGACTGGCTGGGCGAGCGTCTGAGCCGGCTGTGCGAAGCACATGCCCACCTCGACCGCCCCGCCTTCGTCGGACGAGCTATGGGGATACGCCGAGGCTGA
- a CDS encoding acetate--CoA ligase family protein, with the protein MMVDHSRLERCLKPRSIAVIGGQTAATAIEQSLQIGFDGPIWAVNPGRETLGGLPCYPSVADLPGAPDAALVAVPAAAAPTIVRELAEAGAGGAICHASGFAEDNDAGARLQTELIAAAGDMPLIGPNCIGIIDYLDGAALWPDEHGGRRVETGVAVITQSGNIAQNISMQRRGLPVAFLATLGNSAALSAADLASGLLADERISAIGLHLEALGDVHELEALARKARERNVPILAFKSGTSVLGEQANLSHTNSFGSPDVLVDALFTRLGIGRAHDLPTFVETLTLLHVHGPLAAPTLTSASCSGGEAALLADAAGAAGVSMPELPGSTALGLREALGPRVHVRNPLDYQTFIWGDELSQQQCFAQLLTAGSDLHALAVDVPREDRADPEIWRGTLRAFIAAHTEHPAPAAVITSLSEGLPEEHAIELVEHDIAPLHGVREAMAAIRIAASIAEARARPALPLLPDRESDTSPDHADRKSARVAQTDEDSAKRMLAEFGVSVPAGRVVDSAFDAGDAAGALGFPVVAKVVQPVLAHKSDHGGVRVGLMTEDEVIGAVSAMEGTGTQFLIEHMVTDGVAELVVGLRTDATFGPVLTLGVGGTLVEVVRDFVSLLLPVRPEELYEALRTLQLWPVLDGARGRPRADVDAAVRAITAIIDWATAEATVSELEINPLILRAAPPGTADGEPTEAVDARGAVAVDVLLRYAGAAQKPAEKPVKELR; encoded by the coding sequence ATGATGGTCGACCACAGCAGACTCGAACGCTGCCTCAAACCACGCAGCATCGCCGTCATCGGCGGGCAGACCGCCGCCACAGCGATCGAACAGAGCTTGCAGATCGGTTTCGACGGACCGATCTGGGCGGTCAACCCCGGCCGAGAGACCCTCGGCGGACTGCCCTGCTATCCTTCCGTGGCAGATCTGCCCGGTGCGCCCGACGCCGCCCTGGTCGCCGTGCCCGCAGCCGCCGCACCGACGATCGTGCGTGAACTCGCCGAGGCTGGCGCCGGAGGCGCGATCTGCCACGCGTCCGGATTCGCCGAGGACAACGATGCCGGCGCCCGGCTGCAGACCGAGCTGATTGCCGCCGCCGGCGATATGCCGTTGATCGGGCCCAACTGCATCGGAATCATCGACTATCTCGACGGGGCCGCCCTGTGGCCCGATGAACACGGTGGACGCCGTGTCGAGACCGGTGTCGCCGTGATCACCCAGAGTGGGAACATCGCACAGAACATCAGCATGCAGCGTCGGGGCCTGCCGGTGGCATTTCTGGCCACGCTGGGCAACAGCGCGGCGCTGTCCGCTGCCGACCTGGCCTCGGGCCTGCTCGCCGATGAGCGCATCAGCGCCATCGGTCTCCACCTCGAGGCTCTGGGCGACGTCCACGAACTCGAAGCTCTGGCGAGGAAAGCCCGTGAGCGCAATGTGCCGATCCTCGCGTTCAAGTCCGGCACCTCGGTCCTCGGTGAGCAGGCGAATCTCAGCCATACGAATTCCTTCGGCAGTCCCGATGTGCTCGTCGACGCTCTCTTCACCCGACTCGGAATCGGCCGGGCCCACGACCTGCCCACATTCGTCGAAACCCTCACCCTGCTCCACGTCCACGGTCCGCTGGCCGCGCCGACTCTGACCTCGGCCAGCTGTTCGGGAGGCGAAGCGGCGCTGCTGGCCGATGCGGCCGGGGCCGCCGGAGTGAGCATGCCCGAACTTCCCGGGTCCACTGCTCTGGGGCTGCGGGAGGCCTTGGGACCTCGCGTGCACGTCCGCAACCCCTTGGATTACCAGACCTTCATCTGGGGCGATGAGCTGTCACAGCAGCAATGCTTCGCCCAGCTGCTCACCGCCGGCTCGGACCTGCACGCACTCGCCGTGGACGTTCCTCGCGAGGACCGTGCCGATCCGGAGATCTGGCGGGGGACTCTGCGGGCGTTCATCGCCGCCCACACCGAACACCCTGCACCGGCGGCCGTGATCACCTCTCTGTCCGAGGGCCTGCCGGAAGAGCATGCCATCGAACTCGTCGAACACGACATCGCGCCACTGCACGGAGTCCGGGAAGCCATGGCGGCCATACGCATCGCAGCAAGCATCGCCGAAGCCCGTGCCAGACCTGCGCTGCCGCTGCTGCCGGACCGCGAATCCGATACCTCGCCCGATCATGCGGACCGGAAGTCTGCGCGAGTGGCTCAGACCGATGAGGACAGTGCGAAGCGGATGCTCGCCGAATTCGGTGTGTCGGTTCCCGCCGGTCGAGTCGTCGACAGCGCGTTCGATGCCGGTGACGCGGCCGGGGCGCTCGGCTTCCCGGTCGTCGCGAAGGTCGTCCAACCGGTCCTGGCCCACAAGTCCGACCACGGCGGAGTGCGCGTGGGGCTGATGACCGAAGACGAGGTCATCGGGGCCGTCAGTGCGATGGAGGGCACCGGCACCCAGTTCCTCATCGAGCACATGGTCACCGATGGGGTGGCCGAACTCGTCGTCGGGCTGCGCACGGATGCGACTTTCGGCCCGGTGCTCACCCTCGGTGTGGGCGGAACTCTCGTCGAAGTGGTCCGAGACTTCGTCTCCCTGCTGCTGCCGGTGCGACCGGAAGAACTCTATGAGGCACTCCGAACGCTGCAGCTGTGGCCCGTGCTCGACGGCGCCCGCGGCAGACCCCGAGCCGATGTCGATGCCGCCGTGCGAGCGATCACCGCCATCATCGACTGGGCGACCGCAGAGGCCACGGTGTCCGAACTCGAAATCAACCCGCTCATCCTCCGCGCAGCCCCGCCCGGGACCGCCGACGGCGAACCGACCGAAGCCGTCGACGCGCGCGGAGCGGTGGCGGTCGACGTGCTCCTGCGATACGCCGGAGCAGCACAGAAACCAGCCGAGAAACCAGTGAAGGAGCTGAGATGA
- a CDS encoding acyl-CoA dehydrogenase family protein: MDFSLDIEQQAVADTVRQFVERELMPYEDEVERLDELPEGLTEQIRTRALDAGLYAANMPEELGGGGLDPISLTFAEREFGKTSFALQMLVARPSNILEACEGEQRERYLLPTVRGERHDCLAMTEPGAGSDVRSMSTRAVRDGDDYIINGTKHFISHADAADFVILFAATGTEETPRGPRNLITAFLVDKDTPGFEITRGSASVSHRGYHQCELSFVDCRIPAAQRLGEEGHGFDLMDEWLGASRLSVAATSVGRSRRVLDMAVRWAAEREQFGQTIGRFQGVGFQLADMATDVEAAELLTMQAASRLQHGRMSNRDAAMAKLFASEALGRITDQAVQIFGGMGLMNELPIERFWRDARVERIWDGTSEIQRHIISRSLLRPLGA; the protein is encoded by the coding sequence ATGGACTTCTCACTCGACATCGAACAGCAAGCGGTGGCAGACACCGTCCGACAGTTCGTCGAACGCGAACTCATGCCCTATGAAGACGAAGTCGAACGACTCGACGAACTGCCCGAAGGACTGACCGAACAGATCCGCACGCGGGCGCTGGACGCAGGGCTCTATGCGGCGAACATGCCCGAGGAGCTCGGAGGCGGTGGGCTCGACCCCATCAGCCTCACATTCGCCGAACGCGAGTTCGGCAAGACGAGCTTCGCCCTGCAGATGCTCGTGGCCAGACCGAGCAACATCCTCGAAGCCTGCGAGGGCGAACAGCGCGAACGCTACCTGCTGCCCACGGTCCGCGGTGAACGCCACGACTGCCTGGCCATGACCGAACCGGGTGCGGGATCGGATGTGCGCTCGATGAGCACACGCGCCGTACGCGACGGCGACGACTACATCATCAACGGCACCAAGCACTTCATCAGCCACGCCGATGCCGCCGACTTCGTCATCCTCTTCGCCGCCACCGGCACCGAGGAGACTCCGCGGGGACCGCGCAATCTGATCACAGCATTCCTCGTCGACAAGGACACCCCCGGTTTCGAGATCACCCGCGGTTCTGCGAGCGTGTCCCATCGCGGTTACCACCAATGCGAACTCTCATTCGTCGACTGCCGCATCCCGGCGGCTCAGCGTCTCGGTGAGGAAGGGCACGGCTTCGACCTCATGGACGAATGGTTGGGAGCCAGCAGACTCAGCGTGGCCGCCACCAGCGTCGGCCGCAGCCGCCGGGTCCTCGACATGGCCGTCCGCTGGGCGGCCGAACGCGAACAGTTCGGACAAACGATCGGACGGTTCCAGGGCGTCGGATTCCAGCTGGCCGACATGGCCACCGACGTCGAAGCCGCGGAGCTGCTGACGATGCAGGCCGCCAGCCGCCTCCAGCACGGCCGCATGTCGAACAGGGATGCCGCCATGGCCAAGCTCTTCGCCTCAGAAGCACTCGGGCGGATTACGGATCAGGCGGTGCAGATCTTCGGCGGCATGGGCCTGATGAACGAGCTTCCCATCGAACGCTTCTGGCGCGATGCGCGCGTCGAACGGATCTGGGACGGCACCAGCGAGATCCAACGGCACATCATCTCCCGGTCCCTGCTGCGGCCTCTGGGCGCATGA